DNA sequence from the Littorina saxatilis isolate snail1 linkage group LG9, US_GU_Lsax_2.0, whole genome shotgun sequence genome:
ctcactcactgtctgtatgtctacaTGTGCGTTTCAACCAATCTTGtacgacaaacaaacaacaataacaaaaactcCGGAACTGTTCGCTGTAATGCGACACTTCACTCAGCTAATCCCACAGGGGGATCAAATCCAGCAGCCTAATCGATATTGGGCGACGAGGAAGCGGATCGATCGGAGAAGGTCCATTGACTGGGTTTTAGTTTCCTCTGGACTGGTGTGAAGTGTCCGTCAAATTGATGAAGAGTGAAACCCCCGTGTTAAGATCTCTCcgaatctgagaaaaccaggtcttagaAAGTCATACATGTGAAGTGCATTTACAGAATTTATGAAAATTTGGAGAGGAAAACACGGAGAAGgaaaagtcttaaaaggggtggggggggggggggggttggaagaggggttccactgtactcactCGTTTCCAACATGTGAGATTTCGGTCGGCTTATCAAccgtatgcacgtgagtgattgTACATGCACTTCATTGCCAAGATCgataggggagagagagagagagtgggggggggggggggggggggggggggggggggggggaggggttaagGGACGGATGGATGCATGCATGGGCAAGTGAGGGAGGAAATTGTGACAACACGAGATTCATTTATCTGTGGTTCGTTGAGCTTTCATTGTCCGGGATTTTGGCCGGCCTATTAACAGTTTTCACGTGAGTGATGATATAGTTATGATATGTGCATTTTCTTGCCTTGATTGAGAGGTAAGGCGGGATAGTGTCACGTgttggggggaggagggggggggggggcatgatgTGTAAAAGGGGAAATTCCAGCAGTGCTGAAAACTTGGGATTTATTTCTGAGCTGACACGTCTGTGGAAACCCAAAACAGATCGGGCACgttcatttattttatttgttatcTTCGTCGATGTTTCAAATAGTGAATGTGGTTTCCAGAAGAGCTGGAAAGTTTTGTTCGTTGCACATGCATTCTTTTCTTGTGTCTTGGAGAGGGGACAAGATGATAGATGGTTGAAAGGGGTTCGAGTGATGAAATTTTGACCTCACATGAATCATGTCTCTGGTTTGATGCGCTGGCATTTGGGTGGATGAGTGTCACGTGCTAACTCTGatgaaggcacagtccttccagtCTAAAAAAGTTCGGCTGACCATCTCAGAGCTggtcaggattttacatgagCTACGGCAATCCCTCCAACACCTACCAAAagtcaaaccggcacggttggcctagtggtaaggcgtccgccccgtgatcgggaggtcgtgggtttgaaccccggccgggtcatacctaagactttaaaattggcaatctagtggctgctccgcctggcgtctggcattatggggttagtgctaggactggttggtccggtgtcagaataatgtgactgggtgagacatgaagcctgtgctgcgacttctgtcttgtgtgtggcgcacgttatatgtcaaagcagcaccgccctgatatggcccttcatggtcggctgggcgttaagcaaacaaacaaacaaacaaacaaacaaacaaactaaaagtCAACAGCCTGGCTACTTTCTGTGCAGAAGGTAATATTTAATCAATTACTGCTAATGTCAATATCCGAAATGAATGCATCCAAAAAAATGTATCACTCTTCAGGCAAGCAACTTTAGGGGGTTTTGGTTGTGGGCTAGTAGGGTGTAACCACATTTCAATTTGTGTGATTCAAGCCCAGACACTCTATTTCTTTCAaatgatagatagatagagcaAATATTGTACGGTCAGTTTGGGGCTTCTTGGATCTTGTTTCATTGCCCATATCCCCATGCCACCTCCTCTTTAGAGGGTATTCTTTATTGCGTTGACTGATGGATAAATGAAcggttgtgttttgtgtgtgtttcagcctcTCTCAATCCACCCATCACCCCCTCACAATGAGCCGCTCCTAGGCCAAGGGGACACAACTGCTGTGCAAGGGGAGATAACCCATACTGGATCAGGGGAGGTTATCGACGAGTTACAAGCAATTATGGATGCACAGGTACATTCAGTAATGACCACGTAGACAAAAATTGTTGGCTTCATTAATAGTTAGAAAAATTTTACAGCTTCAAACAAAACCTGACGGGGAAAGTTCAAGTGTGGCCTGAAACATTGTTATAGGGGTTACATTTGTTTAACGAAAGTGTCTTGTTGGACAGAAACATATTTTAAGATAAAAAcgttgattaaattacatattcttactccaattaacatatatagcattaacttcagtttagaGGCTTATTATATGTCTAGATAAGGGCTTTATTCCTCAGAAAGCAGACGCTTGAGATAAAAGTTATCTGTGTAGGTGCtgttgtgcgtttgtttgctagtgtgtgtggtgttttcaAACTTATCTCATCTTGTCTGATCTATTCTGATCTTATCCTATCCTATCCCATCCCATCCCATCCCATCCCATCCCATCCCATcccatctcatctcatctcatctcatttCATCTCATCTCACCTTATCTCATCTCAACAGGGAGAAACGCACGGAGGCATGGACAGCTCCAGCCTGGACGACTTTTTCAGCTCACCCTCTTCTGCACCAGTGACCAATGGAATAGCAGATGTCTCCACAGACTCCAGCCTCAGACTCGACGATTTCGTCGGCGTTGGTGACCTGTCGGACAACCTTGATGATTCAAGGTCACGGTTTCTGAAGGAATGCTCGCCGGATATTGTGGTGGACTGTGCGGATGGTGTGGAGAATGTGACCTTGAAGGACGCGACCAGTGAAAAGGCGTTGCTCGGTAGCGCGGGAGAGGATAATGGGACGTCGCTTCGAACGGATAGCTTGGGTTCCAGAACGGATGAAGTAAGTTTTGTTAATGTTCGAagttgttaatgtgtgtgtatgtgtgtgagtgtgtgtgtgtgtgtgtgtgtgtgtgtgtgtgtgtgtgtgtgttttgaaatgCAAACTTCATAAACAGAAAGATGTGGGAAAGCAGGGTCTGAAACTGAGGCAAAACTAAGGGGGATTGGGGAGTGGTCAATCTTAATGGCATCCTACTGCATTTGACTTGCTTTTACGTTATTCATTTCAACATACTGTTTGCTGCTGACTTAGGTGCTAAGTCAATTGAATTGAAATGCAGACTTTATAAACAGATAGGTGCTAAGCCAATTGAATAGAAATGCAGACTTTATAAACAGATAGGTGCTAAGTCAATTGAATTGAAATGCAGACTTCATAAACAGATACTCTtagaaagaggagggggggttaGTGAATCACCACCATAATGACTCTTAAATCAGAAGTTCTCACTGCATTTGCTTTGCATTCATGTTTAACATttcaacatttatttttttgtgcTGACTTTGACGCCAACACAGTTGAACTGAAATGCAATCTACTTCCTCCTTCATCTTTCCTCTATGAATTATAGCACCAGTATCAGTAATGACAGTGTTTGGCAGCAAGTACTCCTAACAGAGAGGGGATAATTACCGGTAGTAGCACTCTTTTCCTGAAATTACGGTGCACAGACAAGGGAGACAAGCTTCCTCGCACACAGTTGTAGTCCTGTTGGTGTTTCTCTATTTGTCGTCAAATATCGTCAGTGTGTATAGTGGGGTTTAGTTTTGTGGCTGAGATGCAGAGCAGTCTGCACTGAGCCCTAGATCTGTTGATTGTTCTACAGATTGTTCGCACCTTCATCTGGAATAGGGAACTTTGGGCAAGAGTTTCTTTTGGTTTGGGCCGAGAAAGGGACTGGTGTGATTTTTAGTGCTGgaaagtggtgtgtgtggtggtttttttctctccccacAACGGCTGGTGAAGAGTATTATGGTTAGCTGCATGAATTTTCTATAATAATAAAAGTATTTTCTCCCATGAATTGATTTCGAATGTTTCCAACTCCCTGTTTTAAGTCTAACCCCATTTTAAGCCTTCTCCACCCACCCCTTCCCCACTCgcattttctgttcaaaacctctaAAAAGTTAACTCCATTTTGCTCCCTCTAAGGCCTAAATTTTCTCAGATTCGTGCCGAACGTATAAGATAAATTCCACTGTGCTTGTTAGGTTTAACTGTCAGGAAGGTTAGATGTCCTTTTTGCTTTCTTTGGGATTTTTGTCCTCCAGATTTTCCAGATAGAATGTTCTACTTGTCTGTATTAATCTTAAACATGAACCACTGTCCACATGatggtaaggcaaaaaaaaaaaataggtctgtttacggtaacccgaccgaccctagtttttaggcccgaccctaatcttttttttggatcgtctgtaaaaaaccaaaaaaccgcatccaaaataacaataacaataacaataacagcactttattgtccattaaagtATTACATAAAactggaaatttttcttcggcacaccctgtctgcctgtaaacgattataacaacaattgtataggacgacacacgtaaaacataaaagggatacaatcaaatatgatattgcactatagagctgtttgcgctcaaacagcagacgacagaagggaggtaagctcaaagtactgtttatagttatgttgtgcaaaaacagggattgatgagaagaaatgaactgtgaaacatagagaggggagagaaaaaaaaaaatggagaaaaaaaaagccgacctaccaaccctattttttcaccctatgttaccgtaaacagacctattttttttgttggcctaattgATGTACTCAAATgtactttctttttcttttgcataGGATAAGAGAAAGAGCAGCAGTGACATAGATATGGATTTCGCAGTGCTTGAGGTATGTGGATTGTGTGAAAATAATTGGATAGGCTAAAAAATCTAAGGCTAATCACTCTATTTTATACTTAAAAGCTTACAGATCAAGGTATTTTGTGCATGTgattctttctttgtttagttctttcatggttttctttctttctttaaacgggtctttctgcctgtctttcGTTCTTTGTATCTTTTGTTCTgatttctttcttgctttctttttcattttttctttcttgctttcactttctttctttctttttttatgggtgtctttcttgtttttttctcgattgtttgttcttttctgtCTTCCTTCCTAGATCCTGCCTTCCTGTtgatttcatttctttctttctgtagttcattctttcttccttcctttacaGGCAATCCAAATCCCTGCGATTTCGCCAAAAAGCTTCAGCTTGAGGGGGCGTTGCCCTTAGACCCCCACCAGGGGACCTATGTGGGCCCCCTGGACCCCGCGCACCATTTTTTTCCTTGAAACTCATTCTTCCTTGAATGGATTGCCTTCTTTAGATATTCAGCACACACATCCACAGTACATGTAAATGATGTGCAGCTGGACTCCTCTCACCTGAACCTGGACATGAACAAGCAGAAGACGTCGCTACGCAAGAGGGGGTCCTTGGCGCGCAGGAAGAAGCCGACGAGAAACAGCATCGTCAACATCGTACCTGGGACAGAGAACGGCATCTTCCAGGACAGCACAGGTAATATGCTAATAATATCAGCTAGTCTCATGTGCCAATCGGTCAAACCAGGGCTGAACACGACGCTTACATTATATATATTTGTTGGGGAGAAAAAAGGTGAAAACAAAATATCAGCTGGTATGAATGACCGGTTGCCAGTTTCATTTCAGGTGTTTTGAGATTTTTACCATTTCGCTTGCATTCGCTGTATAGTCATGTTCAACAACTCTTCCCTGTCCTTCCAGACTCCAAGCCGGTGACCTCCCCTACTTCAGACACAGCAGAAGATGATGTGTTTGACAGACAGCGGGTTGCCTCAGAACCACAACCGGAACCGGAACCGGCAAGTGACGGCACGGCTGTACGCAAATCTGCCTTGCCCTTCAAACCTCCCATGATCATGCCTGGACTGCAAGATCTCAGCAAGTCTAAGGTAGCTTTCGCCTGAAGACTTCTATAGATCTATGGGtttgcagacctgggaacccatacgattttgccttATTTTGTActcatgattgtctagaatacgatcagtaggTTCAGTGGAGAAAAAAATACGACAAGAAAAATTCAAAGAATACTTTTCTTCgcaagcgcatcccgaagccgatccagtattttgacacatgataacagtttttgtcagaaaacattgaaagaagcatatatgttttaaatgtatttgtaaactTAATTAATGTTTCGACAGACACGGGtaaagcatgtttgaatcatgaaTGTTCAAATGCGATGTGGAGTACACTCACTTTTCTggaaatacaccaagtttgtttgagaatactccaagtgcaaagtAAGGATTCCCAGGTCTGGGTTTGAGTGGAGCGAGTCCATGAGTCccattttcttgtttgaaaAAATGAATACCTGTGTTTTGGATCAACAAATGACAGAGCCTCAAAGCTCTGTGAACTACTTGGCTGTATTCACAATACAGTTCTCTGTTTATCGTAGCATATAACATGTTTATGATGAGCGATAATGCACCAAGCTACTTGGGTACTGATAATTGTATTTTTACCTGCAGATATTGACCCAATGTTAcctgatctttttttttttttacttggtTTTAGTCCTttaatatatatgtatatcaaTGTAAAAAGGTAAACATAGTGTGAACAAACAAAGAAGATAGAACAAACATGTTAGCAGAATTCAGATAAGAAGCAGAAAAGGAGGGCCACAACAAAACAGACCAAAAATAATTACAGCAGAACAAAACATGATGTGTACTTGTTGCAGCTGTTCAACCAAGAGAGGCACAAGTCCGACGACAGCCCAACTTCACCGATCAGGTCACCGCTTCAGGCCACGTCACCGCTGTCGCCGACCAAGGGCAGCGCTCCTCCCCTTGTTCTGCCCAAACCCACCACCAAAGGGCAGAAAGACACGCAGAACAAAACCATCGCTGCTGAAAACTTTTTCCAGGATTTCGCTTTCAAACCAAGTACTACTACTTCCAGTGGAGATATCGTTTCAGCCAGTGTGACTGAGGCGGTGGTCATTCCGGGATTGGACCTTACTGACAGTGGTAGCTTTGCCGACGGACCCAAACCCGCACGGACAGATTCCGGTTCAGGGTCGCTGTCGGGTCTGGGGCCGAAGCTGGGCCGCACGGACAGCTGGAGTTCAGTGAGCGGCCCTCGCAAGCTGAGTCGCGGGGAGAGCGTCAGCTCAGtggaaggaggggaaggggggtcGCGCAGATCCAGCATCCAAGGCAGCGCGTATGCTCCCATCGGGTTCAAACCCCGCAGGAGTTCCAGCATCGTCATGGACACCAGCATCAAGTTGGTGGAGAGCCCCGCCCCTCCCagcccctccccttccccagcCACGCCCAGTGTGGAAGAGGAGGGGGCACAATCCACGCCGTCCTCAGGGGTAAGGTCCCCTCTGTACAAAGCACCTGTGTGGCTGTCGGAGATGAAAGCCAAAACGGGAAACGCTCCAGGGGAGTCTAGCGTGCGTCTCCGTACCGCCAGCAGCGGAAGTACTGAAGGGAGTGCTGCTTCGTTTTCTTCTTCCCGGTCAAGGAACGGGTCGGAGAGTGCTGGGAGTGTGGATGGGAGTGCTGCGGAGGGAGCACGGGGGAGGAGTATTTCTGACGACCTGAACCAGAAGAGGAGAGAGGAGCAGGAGCCGGAGAAGCCCAGTTGGATGAAAGCGGCTGCGGAGAAAACGTCACGCACCGCCGACAAACTGCAGACCAGCAAAGGTGGGTCTATGATCTGTTTTGTCAAGGgtattcctccgaaagcggcgtatggctgccttaatggcggggtaaaaacggtcatacacgtaaaattccactcgtgcaaaaaacacgagtgtacgtgggagtttcagcccacgaacgcagaagaagaagaagaagtcaaagGTATAACTTTCTGGCCATTCATTGAAATGAATGTCtactttctgtctttttctttttttctctttttttttttttttttttttgggggggggggggggttctacatCTCTCTCCTTTTTTACCCTCCCAatataaaattaaaaatcatATTTCCCCAAAAATGTGTAAATGCTTGTGCACAGTTTAGAAGAAAACGATTTTTGCTCTGAGGCTGAATTTTATGAAAGGATCGCATTCATTGTGTATACAGTACTTGCATTTTTTACCTCTGCTTttccatttttcttttttcaaaccaATCCACCAACCCTAACTTTTTGGGCCATTCTGAACAAACCATTTTTCTTTCCTGATGCAAAGAAGCTCTCAATAAAGCAGAAACTCTTGAGCACCAGTGGAATCACAGTAACATAGGTTTAAACAGTGTATTATTATTTCTACTTATTCAGGAAACTGACTTTtataatgatgataacaacaacacTCTTACCACTTACAGTGGCATCTTCAAAGCATAATGATGATTAGGGATAACAGAAACATTGACATTGTTTTATTTCCATGCTGCAGGGGACCAAGAGAATGGAGAGGAGGATGACGACAAGAATCCCACACCACCCTGGGCCGGGGAGCTGAAGAAGATGAAACGTCCAGTGGTGGGAGGGGAAAGTAACAACAAAGTGTCCGTCACGCCCTTCAAGAACGGCAGCGCCAATGATAAGGAGAACACGCCTGTCGCCAATGCTGGTCAGTctttgagctttttttttttcttctgcgttcgtgggctgaaactcccacgtacactcgtgttttttgcacgagtggaattttacatgtatgaccgttttttaccctgccatttaggcagccatacgccgctttcagaggaagcatgctgggtattttcgtgtttctataacccaccgaactctgacatggattacaggatctttttcgtgcgcacttggtcttgtgcttgcgtgtacagtacacacggggggtgttcggacaccgaggagagtctgcacacaaagttgactctgagaaataaatctctcgccgaacgtggggacgaactcacgctgacagcggccaactggatacaaatccagcgcgctaccgactgagctacatccccgcccgtcttTGAGCTTGGGAGCTTGTCTAAAGGGgggtccttaattgagcccgaagtcgacttcacgaagtctttttactgaaacttagtgctaaagcttcttgcggccagcttcgcgaagtcgactttgcccagTTATGGACAGGCTTAACCCATTTATCCAGATGGCAGGGAAAGTAACTCCGTCAATTTCAAACTTGAAAAAATCGTAACTACTGCAACTTTTCTCAAATCAATTAATGCTCAAACATTGCAGGAAGCCAGTAGAAATGGAAACAGATATGTGTCATACGTATCGTTGCATATAGCGGCTGTTTCGGGGATGTACATTTCGGAGCTCGAGCGGGCGCTTTTGGGCGCTCTGGGGGATAAAGGGCTAAAGCCTAatgtcttgccttgtcttgtcttgttttgaaTTGCCTGttcttgtcttgccttgccttgcctaagCAGTCATGTTTTCTTGATTTATCTTGTCTGTATTTGTCTGATTTGGTCTTACTTTGCCTGAAGTTGGCATGTGTTGTCttcatttgttttgtcttgtattTTCTTATCATAATGAAGTTAAAGACACTGGTAATGATATTCTGTTGACCTCTTTGCTTATCCATCCATCTTTTTCATGAGTGTGCGTATTTTGTAGATCGCCATGagatcatttttacatttagtcaagttttgactaaatgttttaacatagagggggaatcgagacgagggtcgtgatgtatgtgtgtgtgtgtctgtgtctgtgtctgtgtctgtgtgtagagcgattcagactaaactactggaccgatctttataaattttacatgagagttcctgggtatgatatccccggacgtttttttcattttttcgataaatgtctttgatgacgtcatatccggcttgttgtaaaagttgaagcggcactgtcacaccctcatttttcaattaaattgattgaaatttttgtaaagcaatctttgacgaaggccggactttggtattgcatttcagcttggtggcttaaaaattaattaatggctttggtcattaaaaatctgaaaattgtaattaattttttttatataaaacgatccaaatttgcgttcatcgtattcttcataatttcctgattccaaaaacatataaatatgttatattcggattaaaaacaatctctgaaaattaaaaatataaaaattatgatcaaaattaaatttccgaaatcgatttaaaacaatttcatcttattccttgtcggttcctgattccaaaaacatatagatatgatatgtttggattaaaaacacgctcagaaagttaaaacgaagagaggtacagaaaagcgtgctatgcagcacagcgaaaccactaccgcgttAAACAGGcccgtcagtttcactgcgttttgcacgagcggcggactacggtcattgtgaaaaaatgcagtgcgttcagtttcattttgtgagttccacagcttgactaaatgtagtaatttcgccttacgcgacttgttatttttattattgtgaaaccacccttttaagacctttctttttcagactttctgttcacaacctctgtcaatttacccccattttaagactcccctcttattaaggcctgattttttttctcagattgttgcaAGTCtctaactcattgtctcccaggtacggatatatccgtacccactcatatggctctatctgacctggtacggatatatatccgtacacacagtcacttcagtcgcttcctgtaatgttgatctaacgcctgcattccatcgtgttgacacacagtatacacacagttactacaattctgagtgacctgctgcagcacatctggtctcggctaaaaaaaaaccttggtcaacataggtggggtagacagtgttaaaagggggttccgctgtattaTTCTTATTATTATGATATCTGTTTGTTCCACTGCAGTTCAAGACCAGTACATGCCCAGCTGGGCAAAGAGCGGCCGGCAGCTGAAGAAGACGCCCCTCCCACCGCCCGGTGCTCCAGCCAGAGCCGCAGCCACCAACGGCAAGGAAGCCAACCCCATGAAAGCGTATGAGACGCCCAAATGGAAACTGGACCTGGCGGAGAAAAAGAAACGACGTGAAGCAGAAGTAAGCATGAAGAAAATGACTGCGAGTGCACAGAACATTTAAACATGTACAGCTTAGGTCTAGTGGCTTTGTAAACAGAAACATTTTTGGGGGAAAAGAAGTGGTGGTACTGCCCTGTTGCTGCACAAATGGGTTGAACCTGTCAAGTGTAACGGCCACCCAAGGAAGCCACTAATATTGATGAtgatagacaggtggtcgccatGGAAAGGTACATTTTAAAGAACAAAAATCTAgtcggggatcctttggggtggtcgttgtGGACAGGTGGTCACTGTCAAGAGGTGGTTGCCAGGGTAGGTTTGACTGTACCAGACTGTTAGTACCCAATGAATTTAAACTTGATTTCTGGTGGTCATTTTATAAGCAATTACACTCAGTACAAGTATCATAGGTGAGAATTATTTATTTGAAGTTTGTGCCTCAATCAGACGAAAATGGCATTTTTCTGTACCCACCATACTGAGAAAAAAATATTGATGGCAACTGAACCAGGCGTAAGTCAGTCTAAAAAGATGGAATATGCTCTGTGAACATGCTCATCACTTGTTAACATAACACACGTATTGTGCAGATGCTGTCAGCAGCAGAGGGCAGCACTGGTGTCAGCACATCCTCGTCAG
Encoded proteins:
- the LOC138975753 gene encoding serine-rich adhesin for platelets-like — translated: MDPFDPFFTVADDGTTNINSSSHSIINTTTTTDATAQQDFLDIFGGSDVSSSSPQQSSEFGVSGEISASDIFDQEKQDFLCDFTDNTNQESAKGLTGSDSKSPCDVLGSFIQNRSDTSDAEFREFRDMTEVDRNSTVDVTQESADLTDKLSQKSTDLTARLDQNSDILNDELNIESIPFADEEDEDLLHTGSEKLSEGSEDTKVPRIVVEEDSGGGISCGVIHDSEPFDAVSHVSSLTSTKPAQPLSIHPSPPHNEPLLGQGDTTAVQGEITHTGSGEVIDELQAIMDAQGETHGGMDSSSLDDFFSSPSSAPVTNGIADVSTDSSLRLDDFVGVGDLSDNLDDSRSRFLKECSPDIVVDCADGVENVTLKDATSEKALLGSAGEDNGTSLRTDSLGSRTDEDKRKSSSDIDMDFAVLELDSSHLNLDMNKQKTSLRKRGSLARRKKPTRNSIVNIVPGTENGIFQDSTDSKPVTSPTSDTAEDDVFDRQRVASEPQPEPEPASDGTAVRKSALPFKPPMIMPGLQDLSKSKLFNQERHKSDDSPTSPIRSPLQATSPLSPTKGSAPPLVLPKPTTKGQKDTQNKTIAAENFFQDFAFKPSTTTSSGDIVSASVTEAVVIPGLDLTDSGSFADGPKPARTDSGSGSLSGLGPKLGRTDSWSSVSGPRKLSRGESVSSVEGGEGGSRRSSIQGSAYAPIGFKPRRSSSIVMDTSIKLVESPAPPSPSPSPATPSVEEEGAQSTPSSGVRSPLYKAPVWLSEMKAKTGNAPGESSVRLRTASSGSTEGSAASFSSSRSRNGSESAGSVDGSAAEGARGRSISDDLNQKRREEQEPEKPSWMKAAAEKTSRTADKLQTSKGDQENGEEDDDKNPTPPWAGELKKMKRPVVGGESNNKVSVTPFKNGSANDKENTPVANAVQDQYMPSWAKSGRQLKKTPLPPPGAPARAAATNGKEANPMKAYETPKWKLDLAEKKKRREAEMLSAAEGSTGVSTSSSVTSGDGSASGSASSDVPQWRQQLSQRKKRPTSGVGKDGESETGSNGGGAGPDWARQAEERRKRIIKSGLVKRDPTAEASTNS